The genomic interval TCAATACTAAATTATAAAATTTGTATATGATAAAATCTCCAAAATTACTGCGAGAAATCTCTAATTTCACGTTACTATTAATACGTTTGATTTGAATCATATTATTAGACCTTTCCAAATCCTATGCAATGAATAACCCATTCATTTATAAAAAGATTTTCTTCAAAATTATGTTCAATGTAAGAGCCTAAATTAACCATCCCCATGGAATCATGAAGTAAAAAATTATTAAATTGTTGAGAAAACATACCTGCCTCTAATAAAGCAAATCTATAACCTCTATCTCCATACTTTTTTTGATTTCTCTCAGGAGAATATGTAATGACAACATAGAAAGGTACTTTATCATAATCGATATCTTTACCGACAAAAAACTCATTAATTGTAAGTACAGAACAATATTCATCAAATGAATGATTACTTGAGTCAAATAACAAAACTCTATAATAAAATTTCGAATTAACAACTAAGTATATATTTAGAGGATACATATTCCCAGCTGATGGTATACCTCTGTGCCCATCGAAGTAATTACAACCATAACACTTACAAATCATTTTCTTTATAGAACTCATTTGTGTTTCTAAATACTCAAAATTCTGTGAAAAGTATCTTTCAGATTTTCTAATTTCATTGTTATTTTCTATAGATATTTCACTATCAAATTTAAAAGTACGATCTATTTTCCAAGGGAAGTAATTTTTCCCCATACTTGTATTATCATGATATACTTTAGAGAAATTAGGCTTATAATCTTCTAAAAACACCCCAATGCTGACCAAGAATCGAAAATTATCATATCCTACTTTGGAAATAATTATATTTTCGTGCACTGGGTTAGGATCAAAAATCATGCATTTAAGAAAATTCAGAATATTTTTCTCTAACTTTATTTTAAGTAATCTACTTTCTATATATGCGTCATTCTCCAAGTTAAATATTTTATAATCTTGATTTATTTTATAATTACTCAAGGTTATCAATTTCCTATCGCAACTAGGTATCGTATATCTTCTATATACTCTTCTAAATCGAAAAGTTTAACCAATTCACTATCTCTTAAAGCGGGGGTCAAAAATGTTTTCTTTTGAAGATTAGTCGCTGCCAAAAGAAAACTTTGTGCTAATTGTGCAACATCAATTAATAAATTTCTATAAGCTCTCTCGTGATTATATCTCCACATATACTTATGATAATTAGCTGAGATAAAAATAATACAATTAGCATTTTCGATTTCTGGTTGACCGTAGCAATAATAACCTGCTGATTTGTCGGGTAGATTATTTAAATGGTTTAATCCGTGGCTTTTCATATCATAGTGATAGATACCGGGAGGAATATTAGAAACATTATTGATATATAAATATATTTCGTTACATGTGAAAACTGAATTTGTATACAAATTAGGATTTTGAACAATATTTTCAGATACTTTCTTTCTTATCACCCTTGCATCCTGAGTAGCCATATAAAGTATTTCACTAAACTCATTGATATCTAACGAAACTTCGCCGAATTCTCTATGTGTTTTTCTATTCATAAGGACTTTATAAAAATCTTTAGTTGTCTTAAACTCACTTTTTGGTAAAGATATAAATGAACTATTAATATAATTCTTATACAAATCGGGGGCCTTTTTCTCCCTTATCAATTTTTTATAGTGGTTACTTGCAATTTCTTTATCTTCATCAGACCCTATGTCTTGAAATTCTATATTTCTTGAAGTTACATAATGTAATAAAGATGGACTCCAATTTCTTTCGATCCATTCTAATTTATTTTTATATAGATCATCATCTTTTGATTCTTCAATAAAAATATTTCTTTCTAATATTGTTTTAAATATATCTTCACTCATCTCTTTTTCGCAGTCAAAGATTGAAGTAATACTATTGACAGCTTCTTCATACGTAAAACGAGATTCTAAAGCTGATAGGAGCCTCAATATAGCTTCATCATTCAATTCATATAGTCTATTATCCAAAAGTTCCTCTAATTCATAATTTTGATATAGTTTAATATTTAAAGTAGGATTAATCATATACATTAAAATTGCTCCTTTAATTAGATTGCTGTAAAGTAAATTATTCCTTCATTGTAACCATCTATATCTAGCAAACGCTCTACATTATCGTCGTTAAGACCAGAACCTATTGTATAGCTTGCAAGTCCCAAAAGGCGCGTTATTAATTTAAAATTGTATAGAATATGACCGAAATCATAATAAATAACTTTGTATGTTTTAGGCTCTCTATATCTAAACCAGTTCCTTGGAAAAATAGAAGTATGAAGAAAGACAATTTCAGCTTCTTTTTCAAATTGATTTAGTCCGTAACAAGATTCATACAAGTATTTTTTGAAATCCCCTTCTTTTATAAGCTCTAGACAATGGTTTTTAACAGAATAATGATAAATTCCTTTCTTTAATAACGCGGAATTTAAGATTGCTATATAACATTCTGAGGGATGCCTAGCCCCTCCCGAAGGACTAGTCCTTCTAATTAGTTTCTGAGTCACAGGAAATTTCAAACTGCTAATTTGTCCGTAAGTGTAGAAAAGAATGTCACTCAATAATTGTAAATCAAGTTCTGTATTTAGTTGTCTCTCAACATCAAATATTTCATAAAAGTTTTTACTACTATGCGTCCTCACTTTTGGTAAGTTAACTTTTTCTCCTGTAACTTCTTTGTAGATAGACGGTTCATCTTCTTGATTTATAAATTTTTTCATAGTCTTTTGATCGCGAACATAAGAGGCTGGTGTTGAATAATCAAGAACTGGATAGTCATACGTATAAGTATGATAAATAAGACTATTAAT from Staphylococcus sp. MI 10-1553 carries:
- a CDS encoding nitroreductase family protein, with the protein product MSNYKINQDYKIFNLENDAYIESRLLKIKLEKNILNFLKCMIFDPNPVHENIIISKVGYDNFRFLVSIGVFLEDYKPNFSKVYHDNTSMGKNYFPWKIDRTFKFDSEISIENNNEIRKSERYFSQNFEYLETQMSSIKKMICKCYGCNYFDGHRGIPSAGNMYPLNIYLVVNSKFYYRVLLFDSSNHSFDEYCSVLTINEFFVGKDIDYDKVPFYVVITYSPERNQKKYGDRGYRFALLEAGMFSQQFNNFLLHDSMGMVNLGSYIEHNFEENLFINEWVIHCIGFGKV
- a CDS encoding SagB/ThcOx family dehydrogenase; the protein is MNNKYKISPLSYFTFENDGMELTNSKSKKTIRIDNKLLELILHMKEAKSYNEIEKFVCENLKIEKYNLEEIFNYLIKNKFLIKEGDKIEKYYELWKSYGWINSLIYHTYTYDYPVLDYSTPASYVRDQKTMKKFINQEDEPSIYKEVTGEKVNLPKVRTHSSKNFYEIFDVERQLNTELDLQLLSDILFYTYGQISSLKFPVTQKLIRRTSPSGGARHPSECYIAILNSALLKKGIYHYSVKNHCLELIKEGDFKKYLYESCYGLNQFEKEAEIVFLHTSIFPRNWFRYREPKTYKVIYYDFGHILYNFKLITRLLGLASYTIGSGLNDDNVERLLDIDGYNEGIIYFTAI
- a CDS encoding SagB/ThcOx family dehydrogenase; this encodes MYMINPTLNIKLYQNYELEELLDNRLYELNDEAILRLLSALESRFTYEEAVNSITSIFDCEKEMSEDIFKTILERNIFIEESKDDDLYKNKLEWIERNWSPSLLHYVTSRNIEFQDIGSDEDKEIASNHYKKLIREKKAPDLYKNYINSSFISLPKSEFKTTKDFYKVLMNRKTHREFGEVSLDINEFSEILYMATQDARVIRKKVSENIVQNPNLYTNSVFTCNEIYLYINNVSNIPPGIYHYDMKSHGLNHLNNLPDKSAGYYCYGQPEIENANCIIFISANYHKYMWRYNHERAYRNLLIDVAQLAQSFLLAATNLQKKTFLTPALRDSELVKLFDLEEYIEDIRYLVAIGN